The Catharus ustulatus isolate bCatUst1 chromosome 15, bCatUst1.pri.v2, whole genome shotgun sequence genome has a window encoding:
- the HNRNPH1 gene encoding heterogeneous nuclear ribonucleoprotein H isoform X11 yields the protein MDPCHTEETEGEIPGLATTEAETEQSLTPNVMLNSESSEGYVVKVRGLPWSCSTEEVQRFFSDCKILNGALGIRFIYTREGRPSGEAFAELESEEDVKLALKKDRETMGHRYVEVFKSNNVEMDWVLKHTGPNSPDTANDGFVRLRGLPFGCSKEEIVQFFSGLEIVPNGITLPVDFQGRSTGEAFVQFASQEIAEKALKKHKERIGHRYIEIFKSSRAEVRTHYDPPRKLLAMQRPGPYDRPGLTRGYNSLGRGSSLERMRRGAYGGGYGGYDDYNGYNDGYGFGSDRFGRGMSDHRYGDGSSTFQSTTGHCVHMRGLPYRATENDIYNFFSPLNPVRVHIEIGPDGRVTGEADVEFATHEDAVAAMSKDKANMQHRYVELFLNSTAGGTGGAYGSQMMGAMVKESEGVVQDWNTSTLPGSQSSYGAPGNQQLSGGYGGGYGGQSSMSGYDPGSQGAMNSSYYSSGNRASMGVNGMGGMSNMSNMSGGWGM from the exons ATGGACCCTTGTCACACCGAGGAGACCGAGGGCGAGATCCCCGGCCTGG CAACCACAGaagcagagacagagcagagcCTCACCCCCAATGTGATGCTCAACTCGGAGAGCAGCGAGGGATACGTGGTGAAGGTCCGGGGACTGCCTTGGTCGTGCTCCACCGAGGAGGTGCAGAGGTTCTTCTCCG attGCAAAATCCTGAATGGGGCTTTGGGTATCCGTTTCATCTACACCAGGGAGGGCAGACCAAGTGGAGAAGCATTTGCTGAACTTGAGTCAGAGGAGGATGTGAAATTGGCCCtgaaaaaagacagagaaacaaTGGGACACAGATATGTTGAAG TTTTCAAGTCAAACAACGTTGAAATGGATTGGGTTCTGAAGCATACTGGTCCCAACAGCCCTGATACAGCTAATGATGGTTTTGTACGTCTTAGAGGACTCCCATTTGGCTGTAGTAAAGAAGAAATTGTACAGTTTTTTTCAG GGTTGGAAATCGTGCCAAATGGGATAACATTGCCGGTGGACTTCCAGGGGAGGAGTACGGGGGAGGCCTTCGTGCAGTTTGCTTCACAGGAAATAGCTGAAAAGGCTCTAAAGAAACACAAGGAAAGAATAGGGCacag GTACATTGAGATCTTCAAGAGTAGCCGAGCAGAGGTGCGCACTCACTACGACCCTCCCCGCAAGCTGTTGGCCATGCAGAGACCTGGTCCGTACGACAGGCCCGGCCTGACGCGCGGATACAACAGTCTGGGTAGAGGAAGTAGCTTGGAGAGAATGAGGCGTGGAGCCTATGGAGGAG GTTATGGAGGTTATGATGACTACAATGGGTATAATGATGGCTATGGGTTTGGTTCTGATAGATTTGGAAGAG GGATGTCGGACCACAGGTACGGCGACGGATCGTCCACCTTCCAGAGCACGACCGGCCACTGCGTCCACATGCGAGGTCTGCCCTACAGAGCCACGGAGAATGACATCTACAAT TTCTTCTCACCTCTGAACCCTGTAAGAGTACACATTGAAATCGGACCAGATGGCAGAGTAACCGGAGAGGCAGATGTTGAGTTTGCTACTCATGAGGACGCAGTGGCTGCTATGTCCAAAGACAAAGCAAATATGC AGCACAGATATGTAGAACTCTTCCTGAATTCTACAGCAGGAGGAACTGGTGGTGCCTATGGCAGTCAGATGATGGGAGCAATGG TCAAGGAGTCGGAAGGGGTAGTCCAAGATTGGAACACTAGCACATTGCCAG GGAGCCAATCCAGTTACGGTGCTCCAGGCAACCAGCAGCTGAGTGGGGGTTATGGAGGAGGATATGGAGGTCAAAGCAGCATGAGTGGCTATG ACCCCGGGAGCCAGGGCGCCATGAACAGCAGCTACTACAGCAGTGGGAACCGCGCATCCATGGGAGTGAACGGCATGGGCGGCATGTCCAACATGTCCAACATGAGTGGTGGCTGGGGAATGTAA
- the HNRNPH1 gene encoding heterogeneous nuclear ribonucleoprotein H isoform X13, with product MDPCHTEETEGEIPGLGFSDRSEQIVSRGVASAFEAATTEAETEQSLTPNVMLNSESSEGYVVKVRGLPWSCSTEEVQRFFSDCKILNGALGIRFIYTREGRPSGEAFAELESEEDVKLALKKDRETMGHRYVEVFKSNNVEMDWVLKHTGPNSPDTANDGFVRLRGLPFGCSKEEIVQFFSGLEIVPNGITLPVDFQGRSTGEAFVQFASQEIAEKALKKHKERIGHRYIEIFKSSRAEVRTHYDPPRKLLAMQRPGPYDRPGLTRGYNSLGRGSSLERMRRGAYGGGYGGYDDYNGYNDGYGFGSDRFGREWTLFSAGMSDHRYGDGSSTFQSTTGHCVHMRGLPYRATENDIYNFFSPLNPVRVHIEIGPDGRVTGEADVEFATHEDAVAAMSKDKANMQHRYVELFLNSTAGGTGGAYGSQMMGAMVKESEGVVQDWNTSTLPAQVLNACCCCASKTDTLLTPSWAGFGDEGSQSSYGAPGNQQLSGGYGGGYGGQSSMSGYDPGSQGAMNSSYYSSGNRASMGVNGMGGMSNMSNMSGGWGM from the exons ATGGACCCTTGTCACACCGAGGAGACCGAGGGCGAGATCCCCGGCCTGG GCTTCAGTGACCGAAGCGAGCAGATTGTTTCACGTGGGGTAGCGTCAGCCTTTGAAGCTG CAACCACAGaagcagagacagagcagagcCTCACCCCCAATGTGATGCTCAACTCGGAGAGCAGCGAGGGATACGTGGTGAAGGTCCGGGGACTGCCTTGGTCGTGCTCCACCGAGGAGGTGCAGAGGTTCTTCTCCG attGCAAAATCCTGAATGGGGCTTTGGGTATCCGTTTCATCTACACCAGGGAGGGCAGACCAAGTGGAGAAGCATTTGCTGAACTTGAGTCAGAGGAGGATGTGAAATTGGCCCtgaaaaaagacagagaaacaaTGGGACACAGATATGTTGAAG TTTTCAAGTCAAACAACGTTGAAATGGATTGGGTTCTGAAGCATACTGGTCCCAACAGCCCTGATACAGCTAATGATGGTTTTGTACGTCTTAGAGGACTCCCATTTGGCTGTAGTAAAGAAGAAATTGTACAGTTTTTTTCAG GGTTGGAAATCGTGCCAAATGGGATAACATTGCCGGTGGACTTCCAGGGGAGGAGTACGGGGGAGGCCTTCGTGCAGTTTGCTTCACAGGAAATAGCTGAAAAGGCTCTAAAGAAACACAAGGAAAGAATAGGGCacag GTACATTGAGATCTTCAAGAGTAGCCGAGCAGAGGTGCGCACTCACTACGACCCTCCCCGCAAGCTGTTGGCCATGCAGAGACCTGGTCCGTACGACAGGCCCGGCCTGACGCGCGGATACAACAGTCTGGGTAGAGGAAGTAGCTTGGAGAGAATGAGGCGTGGAGCCTATGGAGGAG GTTATGGAGGTTATGATGACTACAATGGGTATAATGATGGCTATGGGTTTGGTTCTGATAGATTTGGAAGAG AATGGACTCTTTTCTCCGCAGGGATGTCGGACCACAGGTACGGCGACGGATCGTCCACCTTCCAGAGCACGACCGGCCACTGCGTCCACATGCGAGGTCTGCCCTACAGAGCCACGGAGAATGACATCTACAAT TTCTTCTCACCTCTGAACCCTGTAAGAGTACACATTGAAATCGGACCAGATGGCAGAGTAACCGGAGAGGCAGATGTTGAGTTTGCTACTCATGAGGACGCAGTGGCTGCTATGTCCAAAGACAAAGCAAATATGC AGCACAGATATGTAGAACTCTTCCTGAATTCTACAGCAGGAGGAACTGGTGGTGCCTATGGCAGTCAGATGATGGGAGCAATGG TCAAGGAGTCGGAAGGGGTAGTCCAAGATTGGAACACTAGCACATTGCCAG cACAAGTCTTAAATGCCTGTTGCTGTTGTGCCTCTAAGACAGATACCCTCCTGACACCCAGCTGGGCTGGTTTCGGAGATGAAG GGAGCCAATCCAGTTACGGTGCTCCAGGCAACCAGCAGCTGAGTGGGGGTTATGGAGGAGGATATGGAGGTCAAAGCAGCATGAGTGGCTATG ACCCCGGGAGCCAGGGCGCCATGAACAGCAGCTACTACAGCAGTGGGAACCGCGCATCCATGGGAGTGAACGGCATGGGCGGCATGTCCAACATGTCCAACATGAGTGGTGGCTGGGGAATGTAA
- the HNRNPH1 gene encoding heterogeneous nuclear ribonucleoprotein H isoform X3: protein MDPCHTEETEGEIPGLGFSDRSEQIVSRGVASAFEAATTEAETEQSLTPNVMLNSESSEGYVVKVRGLPWSCSTEEVQRFFSDCKILNGALGIRFIYTREGRPSGEAFAELESEEDVKLALKKDRETMGHRYVEVFKSNNVEMDWVLKHTGPNSPDTANDGFVRLRGLPFGCSKEEIVQFFSGLEIVPNGITLPVDFQGRSTGEAFVQFASQEIAEKALKKHKERIGHRYIEIFKSSRAEVRTHYDPPRKLLAMQRPGPYDRPGLTRGYNSLGRGSSLERMRRGAYGGGYGGYDDYNGYNDGYGFGSDRFGREWTLFSAGMSDHRYGDGSSTFQSTTGHCVHMRGLPYRATENDIYNFFSPLNPVRVHIEIGPDGRVTGEADVEFATHEDAVAAMSKDKANMQHRYVELFLNSTAGGTGGAYGSQMMGAMVKESEGVVQDWNTSTLPGMSLETPSLSLSMLNFPWCEQGSQSSYGAPGNQQLSGGYGGGYGGQSSMSGYALGTVDGIYEVAQQGQALGQGCFESA, encoded by the exons ATGGACCCTTGTCACACCGAGGAGACCGAGGGCGAGATCCCCGGCCTGG GCTTCAGTGACCGAAGCGAGCAGATTGTTTCACGTGGGGTAGCGTCAGCCTTTGAAGCTG CAACCACAGaagcagagacagagcagagcCTCACCCCCAATGTGATGCTCAACTCGGAGAGCAGCGAGGGATACGTGGTGAAGGTCCGGGGACTGCCTTGGTCGTGCTCCACCGAGGAGGTGCAGAGGTTCTTCTCCG attGCAAAATCCTGAATGGGGCTTTGGGTATCCGTTTCATCTACACCAGGGAGGGCAGACCAAGTGGAGAAGCATTTGCTGAACTTGAGTCAGAGGAGGATGTGAAATTGGCCCtgaaaaaagacagagaaacaaTGGGACACAGATATGTTGAAG TTTTCAAGTCAAACAACGTTGAAATGGATTGGGTTCTGAAGCATACTGGTCCCAACAGCCCTGATACAGCTAATGATGGTTTTGTACGTCTTAGAGGACTCCCATTTGGCTGTAGTAAAGAAGAAATTGTACAGTTTTTTTCAG GGTTGGAAATCGTGCCAAATGGGATAACATTGCCGGTGGACTTCCAGGGGAGGAGTACGGGGGAGGCCTTCGTGCAGTTTGCTTCACAGGAAATAGCTGAAAAGGCTCTAAAGAAACACAAGGAAAGAATAGGGCacag GTACATTGAGATCTTCAAGAGTAGCCGAGCAGAGGTGCGCACTCACTACGACCCTCCCCGCAAGCTGTTGGCCATGCAGAGACCTGGTCCGTACGACAGGCCCGGCCTGACGCGCGGATACAACAGTCTGGGTAGAGGAAGTAGCTTGGAGAGAATGAGGCGTGGAGCCTATGGAGGAG GTTATGGAGGTTATGATGACTACAATGGGTATAATGATGGCTATGGGTTTGGTTCTGATAGATTTGGAAGAG AATGGACTCTTTTCTCCGCAGGGATGTCGGACCACAGGTACGGCGACGGATCGTCCACCTTCCAGAGCACGACCGGCCACTGCGTCCACATGCGAGGTCTGCCCTACAGAGCCACGGAGAATGACATCTACAAT TTCTTCTCACCTCTGAACCCTGTAAGAGTACACATTGAAATCGGACCAGATGGCAGAGTAACCGGAGAGGCAGATGTTGAGTTTGCTACTCATGAGGACGCAGTGGCTGCTATGTCCAAAGACAAAGCAAATATGC AGCACAGATATGTAGAACTCTTCCTGAATTCTACAGCAGGAGGAACTGGTGGTGCCTATGGCAGTCAGATGATGGGAGCAATGG TCAAGGAGTCGGAAGGGGTAGTCCAAGATTGGAACACTAGCACATTGCCAG GAATGTCTTTAGAAACCCCATCACTTTCCTTGAGCATGTTAAACTTCCCTTGGTGTGAGCAAG GGAGCCAATCCAGTTACGGTGCTCCAGGCAACCAGCAGCTGAGTGGGGGTTATGGAGGAGGATATGGAGGTCAAAGCAGCATGAGTGGCTATG CATTGGGCACGGTAGACGGTATTTACGAGGTGGCCCAGCAAGGACAGGCGTTGGGGCAAGGATGCTTCGAGTCGGCCTGA
- the HNRNPH1 gene encoding heterogeneous nuclear ribonucleoprotein H isoform X7, with product MDPCHTEETEGEIPGLGFSDRSEQIVSRGVASAFEAATTEAETEQSLTPNVMLNSESSEGYVVKVRGLPWSCSTEEVQRFFSDCKILNGALGIRFIYTREGRPSGEAFAELESEEDVKLALKKDRETMGHRYVEVFKSNNVEMDWVLKHTGPNSPDTANDGFVRLRGLPFGCSKEEIVQFFSGLEIVPNGITLPVDFQGRSTGEAFVQFASQEIAEKALKKHKERIGHRYIEIFKSSRAEVRTHYDPPRKLLAMQRPGPYDRPGLTRGYNSLGRGSSLERMRRGAYGGGYGGYDDYNGYNDGYGFGSDRFGRGMSDHRYGDGSSTFQSTTGHCVHMRGLPYRATENDIYNFFSPLNPVRVHIEIGPDGRVTGEADVEFATHEDAVAAMSKDKANMQHRYVELFLNSTAGGTGGAYGSQMMGAMVKESEGVVQDWNTSTLPGSQSSYGAPGNQQLSGGYGGGYGGQSSMSGYDPGSQGAMNSSYYSSGNRASMGVNGMGGMSNMSNMSGGWGM from the exons ATGGACCCTTGTCACACCGAGGAGACCGAGGGCGAGATCCCCGGCCTGG GCTTCAGTGACCGAAGCGAGCAGATTGTTTCACGTGGGGTAGCGTCAGCCTTTGAAGCTG CAACCACAGaagcagagacagagcagagcCTCACCCCCAATGTGATGCTCAACTCGGAGAGCAGCGAGGGATACGTGGTGAAGGTCCGGGGACTGCCTTGGTCGTGCTCCACCGAGGAGGTGCAGAGGTTCTTCTCCG attGCAAAATCCTGAATGGGGCTTTGGGTATCCGTTTCATCTACACCAGGGAGGGCAGACCAAGTGGAGAAGCATTTGCTGAACTTGAGTCAGAGGAGGATGTGAAATTGGCCCtgaaaaaagacagagaaacaaTGGGACACAGATATGTTGAAG TTTTCAAGTCAAACAACGTTGAAATGGATTGGGTTCTGAAGCATACTGGTCCCAACAGCCCTGATACAGCTAATGATGGTTTTGTACGTCTTAGAGGACTCCCATTTGGCTGTAGTAAAGAAGAAATTGTACAGTTTTTTTCAG GGTTGGAAATCGTGCCAAATGGGATAACATTGCCGGTGGACTTCCAGGGGAGGAGTACGGGGGAGGCCTTCGTGCAGTTTGCTTCACAGGAAATAGCTGAAAAGGCTCTAAAGAAACACAAGGAAAGAATAGGGCacag GTACATTGAGATCTTCAAGAGTAGCCGAGCAGAGGTGCGCACTCACTACGACCCTCCCCGCAAGCTGTTGGCCATGCAGAGACCTGGTCCGTACGACAGGCCCGGCCTGACGCGCGGATACAACAGTCTGGGTAGAGGAAGTAGCTTGGAGAGAATGAGGCGTGGAGCCTATGGAGGAG GTTATGGAGGTTATGATGACTACAATGGGTATAATGATGGCTATGGGTTTGGTTCTGATAGATTTGGAAGAG GGATGTCGGACCACAGGTACGGCGACGGATCGTCCACCTTCCAGAGCACGACCGGCCACTGCGTCCACATGCGAGGTCTGCCCTACAGAGCCACGGAGAATGACATCTACAAT TTCTTCTCACCTCTGAACCCTGTAAGAGTACACATTGAAATCGGACCAGATGGCAGAGTAACCGGAGAGGCAGATGTTGAGTTTGCTACTCATGAGGACGCAGTGGCTGCTATGTCCAAAGACAAAGCAAATATGC AGCACAGATATGTAGAACTCTTCCTGAATTCTACAGCAGGAGGAACTGGTGGTGCCTATGGCAGTCAGATGATGGGAGCAATGG TCAAGGAGTCGGAAGGGGTAGTCCAAGATTGGAACACTAGCACATTGCCAG GGAGCCAATCCAGTTACGGTGCTCCAGGCAACCAGCAGCTGAGTGGGGGTTATGGAGGAGGATATGGAGGTCAAAGCAGCATGAGTGGCTATG ACCCCGGGAGCCAGGGCGCCATGAACAGCAGCTACTACAGCAGTGGGAACCGCGCATCCATGGGAGTGAACGGCATGGGCGGCATGTCCAACATGTCCAACATGAGTGGTGGCTGGGGAATGTAA
- the HNRNPH1 gene encoding heterogeneous nuclear ribonucleoprotein H isoform X6 gives MDPCHTEETEGEIPGLGFSDRSEQIVSRGVASAFEAATTEAETEQSLTPNVMLNSESSEGYVVKVRGLPWSCSTEEVQRFFSDCKILNGALGIRFIYTREGRPSGEAFAELESEEDVKLALKKDRETMGHRYVEVFKSNNVEMDWVLKHTGPNSPDTANDGFVRLRGLPFGCSKEEIVQFFSGLEIVPNGITLPVDFQGRSTGEAFVQFASQEIAEKALKKHKERIGHRYIEIFKSSRAEVRTHYDPPRKLLAMQRPGPYDRPGLTRGYNSLGRGSSLERMRRGAYGGGYGGYDDYNGYNDGYGFGSDRFGREWTLFSAGMSDHRYGDGSSTFQSTTGHCVHMRGLPYRATENDIYNFFSPLNPVRVHIEIGPDGRVTGEADVEFATHEDAVAAMSKDKANMQHRYVELFLNSTAGGTGGAYGSQMMGAMVKESEGVVQDWNTSTLPGSQSSYGAPGNQQLSGGYGGGYGGQSSMSGYDPGSQGAMNSSYYSSGNRASMGVNGMGGMSNMSNMSGGWGM, from the exons ATGGACCCTTGTCACACCGAGGAGACCGAGGGCGAGATCCCCGGCCTGG GCTTCAGTGACCGAAGCGAGCAGATTGTTTCACGTGGGGTAGCGTCAGCCTTTGAAGCTG CAACCACAGaagcagagacagagcagagcCTCACCCCCAATGTGATGCTCAACTCGGAGAGCAGCGAGGGATACGTGGTGAAGGTCCGGGGACTGCCTTGGTCGTGCTCCACCGAGGAGGTGCAGAGGTTCTTCTCCG attGCAAAATCCTGAATGGGGCTTTGGGTATCCGTTTCATCTACACCAGGGAGGGCAGACCAAGTGGAGAAGCATTTGCTGAACTTGAGTCAGAGGAGGATGTGAAATTGGCCCtgaaaaaagacagagaaacaaTGGGACACAGATATGTTGAAG TTTTCAAGTCAAACAACGTTGAAATGGATTGGGTTCTGAAGCATACTGGTCCCAACAGCCCTGATACAGCTAATGATGGTTTTGTACGTCTTAGAGGACTCCCATTTGGCTGTAGTAAAGAAGAAATTGTACAGTTTTTTTCAG GGTTGGAAATCGTGCCAAATGGGATAACATTGCCGGTGGACTTCCAGGGGAGGAGTACGGGGGAGGCCTTCGTGCAGTTTGCTTCACAGGAAATAGCTGAAAAGGCTCTAAAGAAACACAAGGAAAGAATAGGGCacag GTACATTGAGATCTTCAAGAGTAGCCGAGCAGAGGTGCGCACTCACTACGACCCTCCCCGCAAGCTGTTGGCCATGCAGAGACCTGGTCCGTACGACAGGCCCGGCCTGACGCGCGGATACAACAGTCTGGGTAGAGGAAGTAGCTTGGAGAGAATGAGGCGTGGAGCCTATGGAGGAG GTTATGGAGGTTATGATGACTACAATGGGTATAATGATGGCTATGGGTTTGGTTCTGATAGATTTGGAAGAG AATGGACTCTTTTCTCCGCAGGGATGTCGGACCACAGGTACGGCGACGGATCGTCCACCTTCCAGAGCACGACCGGCCACTGCGTCCACATGCGAGGTCTGCCCTACAGAGCCACGGAGAATGACATCTACAAT TTCTTCTCACCTCTGAACCCTGTAAGAGTACACATTGAAATCGGACCAGATGGCAGAGTAACCGGAGAGGCAGATGTTGAGTTTGCTACTCATGAGGACGCAGTGGCTGCTATGTCCAAAGACAAAGCAAATATGC AGCACAGATATGTAGAACTCTTCCTGAATTCTACAGCAGGAGGAACTGGTGGTGCCTATGGCAGTCAGATGATGGGAGCAATGG TCAAGGAGTCGGAAGGGGTAGTCCAAGATTGGAACACTAGCACATTGCCAG GGAGCCAATCCAGTTACGGTGCTCCAGGCAACCAGCAGCTGAGTGGGGGTTATGGAGGAGGATATGGAGGTCAAAGCAGCATGAGTGGCTATG ACCCCGGGAGCCAGGGCGCCATGAACAGCAGCTACTACAGCAGTGGGAACCGCGCATCCATGGGAGTGAACGGCATGGGCGGCATGTCCAACATGTCCAACATGAGTGGTGGCTGGGGAATGTAA
- the HNRNPH1 gene encoding heterogeneous nuclear ribonucleoprotein H isoform X12 — MDPCHTEETEGEIPGLGFSDRSEQIVSRGVASAFEAATTEAETEQSLTPNVMLNSESSEGYVVKVRGLPWSCSTEEVQRFFSDCKILNGALGIRFIYTREGRPSGEAFAELESEEDVKLALKKDRETMGHRYVEVFKSNNVEMDWVLKHTGPNSPDTANDGFVRLRGLPFGCSKEEIVQFFSGLEIVPNGITLPVDFQGRSTGEAFVQFASQEIAEKALKKHKERIGHRYIEIFKSSRAEVRTHYDPPRKLLAMQRPGPYDRPGLTRGYNSLGRGSSLERMRRGAYGGGMSDHRYGDGSSTFQSTTGHCVHMRGLPYRATENDIYNFFSPLNPVRVHIEIGPDGRVTGEADVEFATHEDAVAAMSKDKANMQHRYVELFLNSTAGGTGGAYGSQMMGAMVKESEGVVQDWNTSTLPGSQSSYGAPGNQQLSGGYGGGYGGQSSMSGYDPGSQGAMNSSYYSSGNRASMGVNGMGGMSNMSNMSGGWGM; from the exons ATGGACCCTTGTCACACCGAGGAGACCGAGGGCGAGATCCCCGGCCTGG GCTTCAGTGACCGAAGCGAGCAGATTGTTTCACGTGGGGTAGCGTCAGCCTTTGAAGCTG CAACCACAGaagcagagacagagcagagcCTCACCCCCAATGTGATGCTCAACTCGGAGAGCAGCGAGGGATACGTGGTGAAGGTCCGGGGACTGCCTTGGTCGTGCTCCACCGAGGAGGTGCAGAGGTTCTTCTCCG attGCAAAATCCTGAATGGGGCTTTGGGTATCCGTTTCATCTACACCAGGGAGGGCAGACCAAGTGGAGAAGCATTTGCTGAACTTGAGTCAGAGGAGGATGTGAAATTGGCCCtgaaaaaagacagagaaacaaTGGGACACAGATATGTTGAAG TTTTCAAGTCAAACAACGTTGAAATGGATTGGGTTCTGAAGCATACTGGTCCCAACAGCCCTGATACAGCTAATGATGGTTTTGTACGTCTTAGAGGACTCCCATTTGGCTGTAGTAAAGAAGAAATTGTACAGTTTTTTTCAG GGTTGGAAATCGTGCCAAATGGGATAACATTGCCGGTGGACTTCCAGGGGAGGAGTACGGGGGAGGCCTTCGTGCAGTTTGCTTCACAGGAAATAGCTGAAAAGGCTCTAAAGAAACACAAGGAAAGAATAGGGCacag GTACATTGAGATCTTCAAGAGTAGCCGAGCAGAGGTGCGCACTCACTACGACCCTCCCCGCAAGCTGTTGGCCATGCAGAGACCTGGTCCGTACGACAGGCCCGGCCTGACGCGCGGATACAACAGTCTGGGTAGAGGAAGTAGCTTGGAGAGAATGAGGCGTGGAGCCTATGGAGGAG GGATGTCGGACCACAGGTACGGCGACGGATCGTCCACCTTCCAGAGCACGACCGGCCACTGCGTCCACATGCGAGGTCTGCCCTACAGAGCCACGGAGAATGACATCTACAAT TTCTTCTCACCTCTGAACCCTGTAAGAGTACACATTGAAATCGGACCAGATGGCAGAGTAACCGGAGAGGCAGATGTTGAGTTTGCTACTCATGAGGACGCAGTGGCTGCTATGTCCAAAGACAAAGCAAATATGC AGCACAGATATGTAGAACTCTTCCTGAATTCTACAGCAGGAGGAACTGGTGGTGCCTATGGCAGTCAGATGATGGGAGCAATGG TCAAGGAGTCGGAAGGGGTAGTCCAAGATTGGAACACTAGCACATTGCCAG GGAGCCAATCCAGTTACGGTGCTCCAGGCAACCAGCAGCTGAGTGGGGGTTATGGAGGAGGATATGGAGGTCAAAGCAGCATGAGTGGCTATG ACCCCGGGAGCCAGGGCGCCATGAACAGCAGCTACTACAGCAGTGGGAACCGCGCATCCATGGGAGTGAACGGCATGGGCGGCATGTCCAACATGTCCAACATGAGTGGTGGCTGGGGAATGTAA